The Candidatus Berkiella aquae sequence AATGTATCGTGGTGCGATGAGCTCCATTCTTTCTGAATTAGTGCGTCAAGAAAGATTACATGCAGTAAACGAATTCAGCGTTGATCAACCAAAAACAAAAGTTTTATTAGACAAGCTGAAAGAGTTCAAATTAGATCGTGTGCTGATTGTTGTTGATAAATTAGATGAAAATCTTTACTTATCATCACGTAATGTCCCCACGATTGCTGTAAAAGAAGCAAGCGGCGTAAACCCAGTTCAGCTCTTGAAATACGATCATGTGCTGATCACAGTCGATGCAATTAGAAAACTAGAAGAGGTGCTAGGATGAGTGGAAAACAACCAATCGATGCCTTATCAAAGGTATTAATAGCACCGTTAGTTTCTGAAAAAGCGAGCCGAACCGGTGAGCGTGAGAACTCTGTTTCATTTTGGGTCAATCCAAAAGCAAGTAAACATGAGATCAAACAAGCTGTTGAGCAGTTTTTTCCGGATGTAAAAGTAGAGTCGGTTCGAACACTTGTGAAAGGGCG is a genomic window containing:
- the rplD gene encoding 50S ribosomal protein L4 gives rise to the protein MKLALAKAAGGTNSIDVSEVTFGREFNEPLVHQVVVALMAGARAGTKKQKTRAEVRGGGAKPWRQKGTGRARAGTIRSPLWRKGGVIFAATPRDHSQKVNKKMYRGAMSSILSELVRQERLHAVNEFSVDQPKTKVLLDKLKEFKLDRVLIVVDKLDENLYLSSRNVPTIAVKEASGVNPVQLLKYDHVLITVDAIRKLEEVLG
- the rplW gene encoding 50S ribosomal protein L23, which codes for MSGKQPIDALSKVLIAPLVSEKASRTGERENSVSFWVNPKASKHEIKQAVEQFFPDVKVESVRTLVKGRAFVRFGQVEGRTKKMKKAYVKLAQGTQINFAELE